A window of Clostridia bacterium contains these coding sequences:
- a CDS encoding PEP-CTERM sorting domain-containing protein, which yields MPRVKLSKIVQVALFSLLLLLGSSAMADTADFQITVPNPGLAASGNPSGTLFATVHLELNGSNQIVATVTMESGFKAFDVFGFNAPDHNTAGLTVTSNTAGWTVETAANKLPGQVDGFGKFDFVLNGPSQGNNGSTTLSFTVNCAGGCTSVNQIVGIAGGSPAAGQEGAHFALHVYPLNSTNNTGFAGDGGAPVPEPASLALLGLGLLGTGGWFRKRKS from the coding sequence ATGCCTCGCGTGAAACTTTCAAAGATCGTGCAAGTCGCCCTGTTCAGCCTTTTGCTGCTTTTGGGCAGCAGCGCAATGGCGGATACAGCCGATTTCCAAATCACTGTGCCAAATCCTGGCCTCGCCGCCAGTGGAAACCCTAGTGGCACCCTCTTCGCAACCGTTCACCTTGAATTGAATGGCTCCAATCAGATTGTGGCCACCGTCACGATGGAATCCGGGTTCAAGGCATTCGACGTGTTCGGTTTCAATGCGCCTGATCACAACACTGCGGGCCTCACCGTCACTAGCAACACTGCTGGGTGGACGGTTGAAACCGCCGCCAACAAGCTTCCCGGGCAGGTTGATGGATTCGGCAAGTTCGACTTCGTCCTCAACGGCCCGAGCCAGGGCAATAACGGAAGCACTACCTTGAGCTTCACAGTCAATTGCGCCGGGGGATGCACCTCGGTCAATCAGATTGTTGGAATCGCGGGCGGCTCACCGGCTGCGGGCCAGGAAGGCGCGCACTTCGCACTGCACGTCTATCCGCTCAACAGCACGAATAACACCGGCTTCGCTGGTGACGGCGGCGCTCCGGTTCCTGAGCCAGCCTCGCTCGCATTGCTCGGCCTGGGATTGCTCGGCACCGGCGGCTGGTTTCGCAAGCGCAAGAGCTAA
- a CDS encoding PEP-CTERM sorting domain-containing protein — MRKLIVVLACVVMLMAALPAAAQTQITLGNPANSFIFSGDGAGNLVINLSSGTSMAGAATATGDFVGLSNHGTYVLDFVGTAPINATYVSGVAGSQTFTIVQGGPIAFSYVSSGGDTLYGDLQLVGMQQAGMLGVFNQNVTANLTNLSGTLANALSNGEATIDITIAFSTVMDLSTFEGRTNAIFSSGELRPTPEPASLMLLGGGLLSIGGALRRKLKA, encoded by the coding sequence ATGCGTAAGCTCATCGTTGTACTGGCGTGTGTCGTGATGTTGATGGCCGCACTTCCGGCGGCGGCACAAACCCAGATCACACTCGGCAATCCGGCTAATTCGTTCATTTTCTCGGGTGACGGCGCGGGCAATCTCGTCATCAACCTATCCAGCGGCACATCGATGGCGGGCGCTGCCACCGCGACCGGCGACTTCGTCGGCCTCTCTAACCACGGAACCTATGTTCTCGATTTCGTGGGCACTGCGCCGATTAACGCTACGTACGTCTCTGGCGTCGCCGGATCGCAGACGTTCACCATCGTCCAGGGCGGGCCGATCGCGTTCAGCTATGTGTCGTCTGGTGGAGATACGCTTTATGGCGATCTGCAACTTGTCGGCATGCAGCAGGCCGGTATGCTTGGCGTGTTCAACCAGAATGTCACAGCGAATCTGACGAACCTGAGCGGAACCCTTGCAAACGCACTGTCGAATGGAGAAGCGACGATCGACATCACCATCGCGTTCTCAACGGTGATGGACCTTTCGACCTTCGAAGGCCGCACCAACGCGATCTTCTCCAGCGGCGAACTCCGTCCGACTCCGGAACCGGCAAGCCTTATGCTGCTCGGTGGCGGACTCTTGAGCATCGGTGGCGCACTGCGCCGCAAGCTCAAGGCGTAA